The window CGAACATCGGCGTTTCCCGACTGTGGACTTCAACCATTGACCGCTAACAATCCTCAAAATCGCTACGACTACGATGTCGTCGTTATCGGAGCCGGTCACGCGGGAACAGAAGCCGCCGCCGCTGCAGCACGTCTGGGTGCGAAAACCGCACTCCTGACGACCAACCTGGATACGGTTGGGCAAATGTCCTGCAACCCAGCGATCGGCGGCGTGGCGAAAGGTCAAATCGTTCGCGAAGTCGACGCACTGGGCGGCCTGATGGGCGAAGCGATCGACGCAACAGGGATCCAGTTTCGGATGCTCAACCGCCGCAAAGGACCGGCGATGCACAGCCCGCGTGCTCAGGCGGACAAAAAGGCCTATCAAAACTTCATCAAATATCGGATTGAAACCCAAGACAATTTGGACCTCCGGCAAGAAACCGTCGAGGACCTGATCACCGAACCGATCGCCGATGGACAGGACCGCTTGGCAAACCAACGGGTGATTGGTGTGCGAGTTCGCGGAGATGCGGTTTACCACGCGCCGACCGTGATTCTGACGACCGGGACGTTCTTGCAAGCGATCATGCACACGGGCAAATCGCAATCCGCGGGAGGACGAGCGGGAGAAGGAACCACGGCCGGACTCAGCGGCGCGCTGAAAGGCATGGGTTTCACGCTGGATCGATTCAAGACCGGAACGCCGCCACGACTCAACGCTCGAACAATCGATTACTCGGGATTGGAAGAGCAACCCGGTGACGATGACCCGCAACCATTCAGCTATCTCAATGACGCGATCAGCTCACCACAGATGGCTTGCCACATCGCTCATACCAACGAACGTGTGCATGACTTGATCCGAGCGAACTTGGATCGGGCTCCGATGTACAGCGGCCAAATCGATTCTCGCGGCCCGCGATACTGTCCATCGATCGAAGACAAAGTGGTCCGCTTCGCCGACAAATCCAGCCACCAGCTGTTCTTGGAACCGGAAGGCCGACAAACTTGTGAGGTCTACGTCAACGGGATCTCAACCAGCCTGCCCCGAGACGTTCAAGACGCGATGTTCCGCTGCATTCCAGGTTTGGAAAAGGCCGCGATCATGCGTTACGGCTATGCGGTTGAGTACGACTACTGCCCGCCGACTCAGTTGTGGCCACACCTCGAATCCAAATCCGTCTCGGGGCTGTTCTTTGCCGGCCAAATCAACGGCACCACCGGATACGAAGAAGCCGCCGGACAAGGCTTGATCGCGGGCCTGAACGCAGCGAGAACGGCTGCGTCCAAGACGCCATGGGTACCCTCTCGGCAAGACGCTTACATTGGCGTGCTCGTTGATGACTTGGTGACCAGCGGCACCGACGAGCCTTACCGAATGTTCACCAGCCGAGCCGAATATCGGCTGCTGCTGCGACAGGACAATGCCGACCGCCGCCTCACGGCTCAAGCTGATGAACTGGGCCTGATCGATGCCGCGCGACGCGAACGATTCCATCGAAAGCTCGCCGAGATTGAACGCGGGACCGAGTTGCTGCAACAAGCCAAGTTCCAACCCGAAACGGGCCCGACGGTTCGCGGCGACGTCTATCTGCGTCGACCAGAGGTGACCTGGAACGTGATCGCTGAACAAGTCCCTGAGTTGGCGGGCATCGGACGAGAAGCAGCCGAACAGTGTTCAATCGACATCAAGTACGCGGGCTACATCGACCGCCAACAAGCCGAAGTTCACAAGCAATCGCGACACGCCGAAAAGTCGATCCCAGTTTCGTTTGACTACGACAAGATCGGACCGCTTCGTAACGAAGCCAAAGAAAAGCTGACCAAGGTTCGTCCGTTGAACTTGGGCCAGGCCAAACGAATCAGCGGAATCACTCCGGCGGACTTGGCATTGGTCCTTGCCCACCTCGAGAACAACTCGCTCTCTCAAACTAAATCGTCTGCGTCTGTTGACAAACGTGCGTCATCCGACAACGAATCTTCTCGACCAACCTCCTCTGCTTCGGATTCCCTTTGACCGACGATCCAAACTCGCAAAGCCGCAACGAACAAAGTTCCTTTGCAATGATGTGCTGCGCCCACGGCGCTGAGACTTTGGTCAAAGAACAGATTGCCAATGAAGGCTGGCGGCTCGCATTTTCGCGTCCCGGTTTTGTCACTGCCAAGCACGATCAACCCAAGCGGCCACCAACCGGAGTCTTCATTCGAACTGCGGCACGTTCGCTGGGATCAGCCAAGAACGATCATTCATCAGTGATGATTCAGAAACTGCAGCAAGCCATTGCGGCCGAAACGGTGCCATTTGATCAACTGCACGTTTGGCCCCGAGACCGCACTGCAATCGGGCGTTTCGATTTCGAACCTGGCATCGACGAAGTTTCCGCCGCCGTTGCCGATGAAATCTGGTCCGCTCTTCACGATGGTTCGGCTTCCAATGGTCCCGGGCTGACTTGTGCGCGACCCAATCAGATCGCTGAAAACGGCCAGCGAATTCTGGACGTGGTTTTGGTTGATCCGTCGCAGTGGTTCTTTGGCACTCATGAAGCCACCACGCTGCCGACGCGCTGGCCCGGCGGAGTCCAACCGATCGAACCGGCCTACGAACCCATTTCCCGGGCCTACTTCAAGGCCGCCGAATCGGTCGCATGGAGCGGCTTTGACATGCGACCAGGCGATTTGGCGGTCGAAGTCGGCAGTGCCCCCGGCGGGGCTTGCGGTCGCCTTTTGGAGTTGGGGATGCAAGTCATCGGTGTGGATCCAGCCGACATGGATCCTCGAATCGCTGACCACCCGCGATTCATTCACTACCCCGCTCGCGCCGGCGACCTTCCCCGCCGAGTCTTCCGCGGAGCCAAGTGGTTGCTGGTCGACTCCACGGTGAAACCAGACGCGACGCTCAGCACAGTCCGAAACATGGTCGACAGTCGCGAAACCAGTTTTCGCGGTCTGCTAATCACGATGAAACTCGGCGAATACGAGAACGCGGCTCACCTGGAACGATGGTGCAACTTCATTCGTACTTGGGGAGTCGAGCGTTTGGAAGTCCGTCAACTCGCTCGTAACCGATGCGAAGTCTGCGCAGCCGTCACGCTCCCAGCCTGATCAGACCGGATCACTACGGCGTTCCGCAGTGGACACTTTCGCAATCAACGGATTTCGTCGTAGATAACCCGTTCGCCCAGCCAAACTCGAAAGCGCCGGATCGCAAGGGTGCGGGAGAACTCAATTTCTCCGTGAATTGTTTGGCTTGAGTCAGCGGCGGATTGCGGATCCGCTTCAGCGGTCAGTTTCTCAGGCAATTCGAACCGAAACCGAGAGTGGATACGAAGCCAGCTGATTCTGAACCAGCAGGGCACCCTATTGATCGTGATGACCTGCCTGAACCACCACCCGTTGTATACAAACGTTCCCTGAAACGGCTTTTCGAACCGAATTTCGCGGTACAGGAACGAACGTCGATGAAGTGTCGCGTACTTTGAGAACACGCCTTTTTCGAGCGAGCTTTGCGTAGAAACGCTGTAAGGGTTGAGCTGAGCCAATTCACGTATCTTTCATACAACAAATCTTGTCCTTGCCCCTCATCCTGCCTACACTTCGTTCGCACAACTTACCCAATCTCCCACAAATTTGATTTTCTCGGTGATTTTGCCGTGACTTCTGGGGGGATTCGGACAAAACTGTTGGACGTCTGAGCACGAAATCCATTTCGACTCGGACCAGATTTGTATTTTAGGCAATTGAGACACCCTAACCAGAGACACACCATGAAACGCTTTGCTGCCTTTGCCGGCATGCTTGCGATGACGATGACCATCGCCGTCGCTCAAGACTCGAACGTCAAACTGAATGATCACCTGACTGTTCCTCAATGGGTCAACCCAGCCGTTGCCGGCGAACTGACCGGTCGTTTGATTCTTCCTTCAACGGATGGATCATCAGAAACGATCGCGGACGCAACCATCGTTTTGACCGACGCATCGGGAAAAACCTTGCGTTCGAAGAGCAATGAAGAAGGTGACTTCACTTTCACCGGTGTCGCTCCTGGCGTCTACGCTCTTTCCGCTCGTGCAGATGGTGCCTTCGCATGCTGTGCGATGCACGTTGTCAGTGACGACATGGCCTCTTCAGAGATGTATCCCAAGACCGCTGAAATCGCTGCTGCTGGCATCGACTACTCGATTATCAAATCGTCGATCATTCGCTACTTGCCACCAGCTGGCAAAGACAGCCTGACTTCGATCGCAAACGCCGACCTGAAGGGAATCTCGAGCCAAGTTGTTGGTGAGAACCTCTTCCGCGTTGCACAATCCAACGGTGGCATGAAGGGCCGCATCCACATGGCTGGTGCCGAAGGCCGCAGCCTCACCGATGCCGGACTCTTGAACATCTTCCTGATTCAGGATGGCGAAACAGTTGACCGAGTTGTCAGCAATCGCGACGGATCGTTCGAATTCGCTGGTGTTGAACCCGGTGAATACTCGATCTTGGCAATCGGCCTATCGGGCTTGGGTATGGCAGGTTTCGAATTGGTTGACGAAGCAACTGCTAACGCAGAAACCGCTTTGACAAACGCCAATGGCGAAACCTTCGTCGGCTTCGGACACAACAATGCTTGCTGCTGCTGTTGCCCTCAATTCTCGATGCAAGTTGCTCCGTTGCCAATGGCGATCGAAGCTTGCAACGAAGTTGTGATCAGTGAATCAATCGTCGTTGAAGAAACCATCGTCGATGACGGCATGATCGTCGAAGACGGCTTCGGAACCGCAGTGGATGCCTTTGGCAACCCTGTCGACGCGTTTGGTAACCCAATCGGTGGCGGCGGATTCGCTGGTGGTGGCGGAAGCTACGGCGGTGGATTTGGTGGCGGCGGAGGCGGTGGCTTCGGCGGCGGACTGGGCGGCATCGCTTCGCTCGCAGGCTTGGGCATCATCGCTGCATCGCTTGATGACGACGACAACGACAACGTCTTCCCACCACAACCTGCCAGCCCAATCGTTCCCTGATCGAACTCGTTCGATTCGGACTCACTCAAAAGGTCGCGGGACCGTCTCAACCCGCGGCCTTTTTTCGTGCGCCGATCGTCGGCGGCTTCCCTTTCTGGCATAATGCTGGAAACTCTAACCTTCCCTTCCCCTCCTCTCGCCCCATTCCCACCTGAGGACCCTATGAGTCTTGTTGAAGGTGCTCCCGCTCCAATCAATCCCGAAGTCCAAGCCGCCGCGGCGAAGGCACTCGATCAGCTCAATGAACACACGCTGAAAACCGTGCACTGGCATTTCAGTGATGACACGGGATCTCCGTTCTGGTTGGAAAAAAAAGCGGAACTCAACTTCGACCCGCTCACAGATGTGAAGTCGTTTGACGATCTGAAGAAGTTCCCCCACTTCGAAGACGAGTGGTTGCGTGGCGGGCCGATCAATCGCTGGGTTCCCAAAGGCCATGCTGGCAAACCCGTCTATGTTTTTGAAACCGGAGGCACAACCGGAATTCCGAAGAGCCGGATGGTGATCGAAGACCACTGGAAAGACTACGAGCTCTTCAGCGACACCCTGCCGGACGAACACTTCCCCAAAGGTTCGAATTGGCTGATGCTCGGCCCAAGTGGTCCACGTCGCCTGCGCTTGGCGGTGGAGCACCTTGCACAGCACCGCGGTGGGATCTGTTTCTGCATCGACCTTGACCCTCGTTGGGTGGTGAAGTTGATCAAGAAAGGTTGGATGGATCACCTGGAAGAGTACAAAAAGCACTGCGTTGATCAGGCCGTCACGATTTTGACTGCTGGCCACGATGTGAAGTGCATGTTTGCGACTCCGAAATTGCTGGAATCGCTCGGCGAAGCTTTGGAAGAAAAAGGGACGTCGTTGGCGGAGGTCGGGATCAAAGGGATATTTTCTGGCGGCACGGAGTTCACCCCTCAGTGGACTCGATTCGCCGTGGAAGAAATGCTCGGCGGACCACCTGAAGAAGGCGGCGTGTTCATGACGCCCACCTACGGCAACACGTTGATGGGATTGGCATGCAGCAAACCCATCACAGCAACAGATGGGTACAAGATCAGTTACTACGCACCGCAACCACGCGCGGTCACCGAGGTCGTTCAGTTTGACGACTACAACGCGAAAGTCGGCTACGGAGAAACGGGGCGTGTGAAGCTTTACACGCTGACGGATGAATTCTTTGTCCCCGGATTCATGGAACGCGACGAAGGTGAACGCGAACAACCATTTGAAACCTATCCCTGGGATGGGGTCAGCGGCGTGCGTCCGTTCCACGAACTGGCGAGCGCCACAACGGTCGGCGTTTATTGATTGACGCTGCCGCTTGGCTCCTCGACATCACCCTCGTTCCACCTTTGATTTCATCTCGACTTCCATGATCACACTGAATCCGCTTCGTTGGGGCAAACAATACGAGTCCCTCGATTTCAACGACGTCGTTCACTTTGACACGGGCGAACCAATCGCTCGCATTGGAACAGTCGGCGGGGGTATCGTCGGCCGCGACCTGCGAGTGGCTCACAAGGCCCGCGAAGCACTGCTCGAAGTTCCAACCAGCGAACTGTTGCAGATGTGCCGCAAGGCAGCCGAGCTGTTCGAGAAAGAAACTCTGCCGGTCGGTGATTCGCAACAAACCGTTGACGACTTCATCCACCAGCAGTCCGCCAGCACGGGATTGCCCGAGCACATGTGTCGGTCCAACATGTCGAAGAACAGTTTCGTGCTTAGCAACATGGAACAGATTCTGGACTGCCTAACACGTGGTTTGGTCCTATCGATCTTGTCCAAGGGCTACGGAGAAGAAGGGCGTGGCGTCACCGTCAGCTACCAAGCTCAGACACCAATTCTCGGCGCGATCCTTCCGAACAACTCGCCGGGAGTCCACACGCTTTGGCTACCAGCGATTCCGATGCAAATCGGATTGGCACTCAAACCAGGTTCGCAAGAGCCATGGACGCCATACCGAATGGTCTCTGCTTTCATCGAAGCAGGCGTCCCCTCGGCCGCATTTGGTTTGTACCCCGGCGGTCACGACGCAGGCGGAGCGATCATGGCAAAGACCGCACGCAGCATGATCTTCGGCAGTGCACAAACAATCGCACAGCACGCGGGCAATCCAAAGGTCCAACCTCACGGCCCCGGGTTCTCCAAAATCTTGCTTGGCGACGACATCGTCGACGACTGGGAAATGTTCTTGGATGTCATGGTGGAAAGCGTGCTGAGCAATTCCGGCCGCAGTTGCATCAACTGCTCTGGCATTTGGGCGAGTCGTCACACCCGAGAAATTGCCGCCGCAATCGCCGAACGAATTGGCCCAGTCGATGTACGCCCACCGAGCGACCCGGACGCCCAATTGGCTGCATTCACGGTCCCTGCCATGGCGACCGGAACTTACGCCATGGTTCAACAAGATTTGGCCGAGAGCGGTGTGACAGACATGACCGCTGAATATGGCGAGAAGCTGATCGAACGCGAGCACTGCGCCTATCTGCGTCCGATGGTCGTCCACGCGGATTCACCCGACCGAGGTGTCGCTGCAAAGGAATACATGTTCCCATTCGTCAGTGTCGTTGAATGCCCGCAGGACCAAATGCTTTCTCGCATCGGCACCAGCCTGATCGGAACAGTGATCACCTCGGACGAGAAGTTCATTCAAGACGCATCACGTTGCGTGGACATCGACCGACTGAACATTGGCCCGTTGCCGACCAATCGCTTGAATTGGTTGCAACCGCACGAAGGCAACATCATCGAGTTCCTATTCACCAACCGTGCGTATCAAATCGAACCGATGCCAGCGACCGCCAGCGTCTGACCCACATCAGACATGATCAGAGTCGCCCGGACTCACCACCAATATCCAAACGCCGTGAAAGCAACCTGCTTTCACGGCGTTTTTTCTTTGCTGCCCAATGTCGAATCGCGTATGCGTGGTGCCTTCACCCTCATTCGCGGGACGACGAAGGACGGATTGAATCGATTGTTCCGGTTCCGCTGGCGTGTTGCGGAAACACCTCAAGAATCAGGCGGTCGTTGCAGCCTGTCCACAAACGTGACCTACCTTTCAGCAGACCAATTTCGATCGTCAGCACGGTTTTCGGTCGGCGAGCACAATCGCCTGAGCGAACGGTCCACTGAAACCGCGGGGTACGCCAAACATGATCAAGCTCACTCGACTCGACGGCGAAGCCTTCGTCCTGAACGCCGAACTGATTCGATACGTTGAACGACGCGGCGACACATTCGTCACGCTGACCAACGGTGAACGCCTGGCAGTCAAAGAAACGATGGACGAGGTCGTCGACCGATCCATCGCCTACCAACAGCGCAAACATTTCTTGCCGCCGATGCCAGCCGTGCTTCAGTCAGCACCAACGGATTCCATCCCTCACACGACTTCCTAGTTCGAAGAAACCAATCCAATGGACATCGCCAGTCTGCTCGGTCTGATCTTCGCGATCGGCTTGATCCTCGTCTCCATCCTACTCGGTAACGCACCCTTCTCAGCCTTCATCGACATCCCGTCGGGCTTGGTGGTGGTGGGCGGTGCATTCGCGGCTGCCTTGATCTGCTTCCCAATGGGATCGATCCTGAAGAGCCCGATCATCGCGCTCAAAGTGATCCTAAACAAAGGCGAAGATCGTCTGGCTTTGATCAAATCAATCGTGGAACTCGCAGAGATTGCACGACGTGATGGATTGCTGGCTTTGGAATCAAAGATCGGCGAGATCAACAACTCGCTTGTGAAGACCGGACTGCAAATGGCAGTTGACGGAACGGCACCCGAGATCGTGGAAGAAGTCCTTCGCACCGAAGTCGCTGGGATGGCGATGCGTCACCGCGAAGGGAAATCCATCATGGACCAACTCGGTCGATTCGCTCCCGCGTACGGAATGATCGGGACCCTGATGGGACTGATCATGATGCTCCAAGACATGTCTGATCCTTCGGGCATTGGAGCCGGTATGGCGGTCGCACTGATCACAACGCTCTACGGAGCCATCGTCGCCAATGTGTTCTTCAGTCCTTTCGCTGAAAAGCTGGGCCTGATGAGCCGCAACGAACAACTCAGTATGGAAATCGCCATCCGTGGTGTCATGGCCATTCAGTCTGGCGAAAGCCCACGAGCGATTGACCAGAAACTGCAGACCTATCTTCCAGCCAAACAAAGGGAACTGCAGTAATGGACGATGAACCAGAAGAAATCGGCATTCCAGAATGGGTTGTCACGTTCGGCGACATGATGAGTCTGCTTTTGACGTTCTTCATCATGTTGGTCTCGCTCAGTGAGATCAAAGAAGAAGAAACGTATCAAGCTCTCGTCGATTCGATGCAGCAACAGTTTGGCTACAAACGCACTCTCGAAGCGTTGGCACCAGGCGATGCGAAACCTCGCTCGATGGAATTCTCCGTTCTCTCCACGACCGGTCGAGCCAAGAAAAAGGACACTGCCCGAGGCGGCGTTCCTGAGAAAGCTCCAATTGGTGAAGAGCATCACGTTCGTATCGTTCGACCGGGTCACATGACCGCGGTGGGCAGCGTTGTGTTCTTTGAAGTCG of the Rhodopirellula baltica SH 1 genome contains:
- a CDS encoding SAM-dependent methyltransferase, with protein sequence MTDDPNSQSRNEQSSFAMMCCAHGAETLVKEQIANEGWRLAFSRPGFVTAKHDQPKRPPTGVFIRTAARSLGSAKNDHSSVMIQKLQQAIAAETVPFDQLHVWPRDRTAIGRFDFEPGIDEVSAAVADEIWSALHDGSASNGPGLTCARPNQIAENGQRILDVVLVDPSQWFFGTHEATTLPTRWPGGVQPIEPAYEPISRAYFKAAESVAWSGFDMRPGDLAVEVGSAPGGACGRLLELGMQVIGVDPADMDPRIADHPRFIHYPARAGDLPRRVFRGAKWLLVDSTVKPDATLSTVRNMVDSRETSFRGLLITMKLGEYENAAHLERWCNFIRTWGVERLEVRQLARNRCEVCAAVTLPA
- a CDS encoding aldehyde dehydrogenase family protein, yielding MITLNPLRWGKQYESLDFNDVVHFDTGEPIARIGTVGGGIVGRDLRVAHKAREALLEVPTSELLQMCRKAAELFEKETLPVGDSQQTVDDFIHQQSASTGLPEHMCRSNMSKNSFVLSNMEQILDCLTRGLVLSILSKGYGEEGRGVTVSYQAQTPILGAILPNNSPGVHTLWLPAIPMQIGLALKPGSQEPWTPYRMVSAFIEAGVPSAAFGLYPGGHDAGGAIMAKTARSMIFGSAQTIAQHAGNPKVQPHGPGFSKILLGDDIVDDWEMFLDVMVESVLSNSGRSCINCSGIWASRHTREIAAAIAERIGPVDVRPPSDPDAQLAAFTVPAMATGTYAMVQQDLAESGVTDMTAEYGEKLIEREHCAYLRPMVVHADSPDRGVAAKEYMFPFVSVVECPQDQMLSRIGTSLIGTVITSDEKFIQDASRCVDIDRLNIGPLPTNRLNWLQPHEGNIIEFLFTNRAYQIEPMPATASV
- a CDS encoding motility protein A, which gives rise to MDIASLLGLIFAIGLILVSILLGNAPFSAFIDIPSGLVVVGGAFAAALICFPMGSILKSPIIALKVILNKGEDRLALIKSIVELAEIARRDGLLALESKIGEINNSLVKTGLQMAVDGTAPEIVEEVLRTEVAGMAMRHREGKSIMDQLGRFAPAYGMIGTLMGLIMMLQDMSDPSGIGAGMAVALITTLYGAIVANVFFSPFAEKLGLMSRNEQLSMEIAIRGVMAIQSGESPRAIDQKLQTYLPAKQRELQ
- the mnmG gene encoding tRNA uridine-5-carboxymethylaminomethyl(34) synthesis enzyme MnmG, whose protein sequence is MFRTSAFPDCGLQPLTANNPQNRYDYDVVVIGAGHAGTEAAAAAARLGAKTALLTTNLDTVGQMSCNPAIGGVAKGQIVREVDALGGLMGEAIDATGIQFRMLNRRKGPAMHSPRAQADKKAYQNFIKYRIETQDNLDLRQETVEDLITEPIADGQDRLANQRVIGVRVRGDAVYHAPTVILTTGTFLQAIMHTGKSQSAGGRAGEGTTAGLSGALKGMGFTLDRFKTGTPPRLNARTIDYSGLEEQPGDDDPQPFSYLNDAISSPQMACHIAHTNERVHDLIRANLDRAPMYSGQIDSRGPRYCPSIEDKVVRFADKSSHQLFLEPEGRQTCEVYVNGISTSLPRDVQDAMFRCIPGLEKAAIMRYGYAVEYDYCPPTQLWPHLESKSVSGLFFAGQINGTTGYEEAAGQGLIAGLNAARTAASKTPWVPSRQDAYIGVLVDDLVTSGTDEPYRMFTSRAEYRLLLRQDNADRRLTAQADELGLIDAARRERFHRKLAEIERGTELLQQAKFQPETGPTVRGDVYLRRPEVTWNVIAEQVPELAGIGREAAEQCSIDIKYAGYIDRQQAEVHKQSRHAEKSIPVSFDYDKIGPLRNEAKEKLTKVRPLNLGQAKRISGITPADLALVLAHLENNSLSQTKSSASVDKRASSDNESSRPTSSASDSL
- a CDS encoding carboxypeptidase-like regulatory domain-containing protein, which translates into the protein MKRFAAFAGMLAMTMTIAVAQDSNVKLNDHLTVPQWVNPAVAGELTGRLILPSTDGSSETIADATIVLTDASGKTLRSKSNEEGDFTFTGVAPGVYALSARADGAFACCAMHVVSDDMASSEMYPKTAEIAAAGIDYSIIKSSIIRYLPPAGKDSLTSIANADLKGISSQVVGENLFRVAQSNGGMKGRIHMAGAEGRSLTDAGLLNIFLIQDGETVDRVVSNRDGSFEFAGVEPGEYSILAIGLSGLGMAGFELVDEATANAETALTNANGETFVGFGHNNACCCCCPQFSMQVAPLPMAIEACNEVVISESIVVEETIVDDGMIVEDGFGTAVDAFGNPVDAFGNPIGGGGFAGGGGSYGGGFGGGGGGGFGGGLGGIASLAGLGIIAASLDDDDNDNVFPPQPASPIVP
- a CDS encoding flagellar FlbD family protein, giving the protein MIKLTRLDGEAFVLNAELIRYVERRGDTFVTLTNGERLAVKETMDEVVDRSIAYQQRKHFLPPMPAVLQSAPTDSIPHTTS